The DNA region GATTGAAATTCTGCCGCTGTACAGTCAGGCGCTCACCGGCCTTGAGGAATTCAGCCGCATCTGGATTGTCTTCGTCTTCCACAACGCCACTGAAAAGCTGGTGATCCGGCCGCCGCGGCTGGCATCAGGGAGCGTGGGCGCCTTCGCCTCGCGATCCCCCCACCGGCCCAATCGCCTCGGCATCTCCTCCGTGCGGCTCGCCTTCCTTGCGGAGCAGGGTGTCCTTGGATTTCTCGGTTTTCTGAGGCATCAGCTCTCGTTCCTTCCCGACGATACCGAGCGGAAACGGGTGGAGAAAGCCGGTGACAGGGAATGGGTCATCAGCTACCGCACCTGGCGCTGCCGGTATACCGTTGATTTTGAAAATCGAATTTGCTCGGTGACGGATGTCTTCAGCGGATGGAATGCGGCGGAGCTTGGCGAGGGGAGCGAAGACCCGTGGGAGGACAAAGCCTTGCACCGGGAGTATTGCAGACGGTTCACTTCATCAACGGGAGACACGAAGGAATGACTGATGAACAAATTGACATCGAAACGCCCGTCATTCATAATCGTATGCGTTGTTTGGGTCTTCCTCATTTGCCGCCGCATCGCCGACGTCGCCTGTCGTCTGTCCCGCTGCTCCGGCGCACACCCCAAGGAGCGTTCAAATTGCGAGTTGCCATAGCCTATCCGCCGCTGGATTCCGAGAAAGGGGTGCCGCTGCTTTCCCAAAACCGGCAATTCCAGTGGTTCAACCGGCCGACCTTCATCTATCCCGTCGTGCCCGCAACGGCCGCGACTCTGGTCCGCGACGCGGGACACGCCGTCGCCTGGCTCGACGGCATCGCCTCGGGCTGGACACGCGCCGCGTTTGACGAGCATCTGGCCGCCTTCAACCCCGACGTCGTGGTGATCGAGACCAAGACGCCCGTGGTCGGGGCGCACTGGGCGATCCTGAAACAACTGAAGGCCCGCCATCCCCAGATGCGGCTGGTCCTGATCGGCGACCATGTGACGGCGCTTCCCGACGAGAGCTTTGCGCAGTCGCCGGTGGATTACATCCTGACCGGCGGCGATTACGATTTTCTGCTCGTCAATCTGCTGGCTCATCTGGAATCGGG from Lentisphaerota bacterium includes:
- a CDS encoding SAM-dependent methyltransferase, with the translated sequence MLHRVAMEDQAMTGIHCSDNRPDPPVTYDVRPIGWVRCDQQWPFDAPRQPGLLDNRATIEILPLYSQALTGLEEFSRIWIVFVFHNATEKLVIRPPRLASGSVGAFASRSPHRPNRLGISSVRLAFLAEQGVLGFLGFLRHQLSFLPDDTERKRVEKAGDREWVISYRTWRCRYTVDFENRICSVTDVFSGWNAAELGEGSEDPWEDKALHREYCRRFTSSTGDTKE